From a region of the Seleniivibrio woodruffii genome:
- a CDS encoding type II secretion system protein: MIKNERGFSLFEMAIVLVIFGLVLASASSVLTLFVNRGGSEKTRQMMEANKNALVSYVQANYELPTTDEFSGSVTYPTDGYNINLYYYVDPILDKSMSTWELDSLSPEINSVCGASYTNTQVIICTTAACDNTDTNKTTVENVAFVMASGGDNKNLQTADVSGVVKVYPQGSVIDANTTVTNRAEGYDDIVDWISLNELRSKVGCDGEYIKFTSQMMPAVKKSTSYSYNFYVEGGIPFNGTSNQAEYEWRFTDTDALGFSVTRRDYNDSQIGTALDGGSSSWVQGHHLKISGNSALGKSQYRIKIDVRDKAQKAKDINSNGYTRTFILNAEQ, encoded by the coding sequence ATGATAAAGAATGAAAGAGGATTCTCCCTTTTTGAGATGGCGATTGTTCTGGTTATCTTCGGCCTTGTCCTTGCGTCCGCATCGTCTGTTCTTACTCTTTTTGTAAACAGGGGCGGCTCGGAGAAGACAAGGCAGATGATGGAAGCCAACAAAAATGCGCTTGTAAGTTACGTTCAGGCGAATTATGAACTGCCGACAACGGATGAATTTTCTGGAAGCGTGACCTATCCCACAGACGGGTATAATATAAATTTGTATTACTATGTTGATCCTATACTTGATAAATCTATGTCCACATGGGAGCTTGATTCATTATCACCTGAAATTAACTCAGTATGCGGAGCCTCATATACGAATACTCAGGTAATAATATGTACCACAGCTGCCTGTGATAATACGGATACCAACAAAACTACAGTAGAAAATGTAGCTTTTGTAATGGCAAGCGGCGGTGATAACAAAAATCTTCAGACTGCCGATGTAAGCGGTGTTGTGAAGGTATATCCGCAAGGGAGTGTGATTGATGCGAACACTACAGTCACTAACCGTGCTGAAGGGTATGACGACATAGTCGACTGGATATCTTTGAACGAACTGCGGTCAAAGGTAGGATGTGACGGCGAATACATTAAATTCACATCACAGATGATGCCGGCCGTTAAAAAAAGTACCTCTTACTCATACAATTTTTATGTTGAAGGCGGGATTCCTTTCAACGGTACAAGCAATCAGGCTGAATATGAATGGAGATTCACAGACACTGACGCTCTTGGATTTTCAGTAACCAGAAGGGACTACAACGATAGTCAGATAGGGACTGCTCTTGACGGTGGTTCTTCCAGCTGGGTTCAGGGGCATCATCTTAAAATATCCGGAAACTCGGCACTGGGAAAAAGCCAGTACAGAATAAAAATTGATGTTCGTGACAAAGCGCAAAAGGCCAAAGACATTAACAGTAACGGCTACACCCGAACATTCATATTAAACGCAGAGCAGTAG
- a CDS encoding flagellin: MIEKITPTNVTSISSGKKQNIQNTATSKVSHEETEDLSSQTAQRSQTALSKGRQTSAYLQARDVQDSVSYQQTRQSALMDVNNMLKSLRSLAMQYTTGDLSLAEQDAIVAQAEQTLYTIDKTANSSQFQGTPVISDADSRQLGLEVINLEAGDPVGLINSALNKVAAKLAMSGAQVETFDVRINNIKRSAAEIMSEYQAEQAAQSIADALRSASPDDINKDLTPEKVLSLLGI, translated from the coding sequence ATGATAGAAAAAATAACGCCGACGAACGTAACTTCCATAAGCAGCGGAAAGAAGCAGAACATTCAGAATACCGCTACGTCCAAAGTCAGCCATGAAGAGACGGAAGATTTATCATCTCAAACCGCTCAGCGGTCTCAGACGGCCTTAAGCAAGGGCAGGCAGACATCCGCATATCTTCAGGCCAGAGACGTTCAGGACAGCGTAAGCTATCAGCAGACACGCCAGAGTGCCCTTATGGACGTCAACAACATGCTCAAGAGTCTTCGCAGTCTCGCCATGCAGTACACGACCGGCGACCTCTCCCTGGCGGAGCAGGATGCTATCGTTGCTCAGGCGGAGCAGACGCTTTACACCATAGACAAGACCGCAAACTCATCCCAGTTTCAGGGAACCCCTGTAATAAGCGATGCGGACTCACGGCAACTGGGGCTTGAGGTCATCAACCTTGAAGCCGGAGACCCTGTTGGGCTTATCAACAGCGCCCTTAACAAAGTTGCCGCTAAACTTGCCATGAGCGGTGCTCAGGTTGAAACCTTCGACGTCCGCATAAACAACATAAAAAGATCTGCCGCTGAAATCATGTCCGAATATCAGGCGGAACAAGCCGCCCAAAGCATTGCCGATGCCCTCAGAAGTGCATCCCCCGACGATATCAACAAAGACCTCACCCCCGAAAAAGTACTGAGCCTCCTCGGTATCTGA